In Mycteria americana isolate JAX WOST 10 ecotype Jacksonville Zoo and Gardens chromosome 23, USCA_MyAme_1.0, whole genome shotgun sequence, a single window of DNA contains:
- the GKN1 gene encoding gastrokine-1: MVHIVQSTCTSISSAVKMNFTILTTVLFGLLLTPALAENFQNSGIDQQLTAARGNQFLNVNRQWRVVTVEERSAYGSWKTIWNYNTGYIASRVMPERACFISVMNRREMPSFEEVARLAEENRYLQGQEHVGREITYIIERPVRVLNSYGRDISIMCRGLRTYMTRQVYRNQYVYNQESCSKLDVLQLVDLRYCRANNKI; the protein is encoded by the exons ATGGTTCACATTGTTCAGTCAACCTGCACTAGCATCAGCTCTGCAGTCAAGATGAACTTCACT attctGACTACCGTCCTTTTTGGACTCTTGCTGACTCCAGCCCTTGCTGAGAAC tttCAGAATAGTGGTATAGACCAGCAACTCACCGCTGCTCGAGGCAACCAGTTTCTGAACGTCAATAGGCAATGGCGTGTGGTAACTGTTGAGGAAAGGAGCGCCTATGGGTCATGGAAAACCATTTGGAACTACAATACG GGCTATATTGCAAGCAGAGTGATGCCAGAGAGAGCTTGCTTCATTTCCGTGATGAACAGAAGGGAGATGCCTAGCTTTGAAGAAGTTGCCAGACTGGCCGAAGAGAACAGG TACCTGCAGGGTCAAGAACACGTTGGAAGGGAGATCACATACATCATCGAGAGACCTGTCCGTGTCCTCAATTCTTACGGACGAGACATCTCCATTATGTGCAGAGGACTCAGAACCTACATGACTCGTCAAGTTTACA gaaaccaATACGTATACAATCAAGAATCATGCAGTAAACTTGATGTCCTGCAACTTGTGGACCTTAGGTACTGTCGTGCCAACAACAAGATCTGA